Proteins encoded in a region of the bacterium genome:
- a CDS encoding RHS repeat-associated core domain-containing protein — protein MNVECTFNESFCPTNIPDTRAPNNMIGVFWRDLDPSEEGKISYEDLGDRFVVSWQDVPLYGRTEKETFQAILHYDGRIVFQYKSLQGVDEYIKVGIENSQGRNGVAIPLASIRDGKAYELNLIVTKIESPPAQKVTITSRTSYVYGNGQLTARLQEEPLGSPVKPYYYHNDHLGSARVISDKDGKVVEQIFYYPFGGGGPVGGPTFTGKELDDSGLFYFGARYYDPALGRFISPDPVQVPGDNLYVYCANNPLRYVDPDGEWFIPFLITVFKVYSAASTIYNIYEGYKYGGLEGALQAGMVSAACWMITSGIDFGNELWQDMAEGALGGAISGGISAAVYGGDFGKAMYQGAAWGAAGGAFGHWLEKKWEAYQSELYEEASNEYIGSLPKWAADFGGEGGYSGSIVASDAMGILIKTDNGYQLLWTPKGKELMRDHAMGMIGGGYGGTIRNITQRGNFLKSSINKSGSWMKQWLSKGKVPPGYQVDHIKPLSIGGKDIPENMRLKLKMDHIRRHIHYRPWIK, from the coding sequence TTGAATGTAGAATGCACTTTCAATGAATCATTCTGTCCAACGAATATCCCTGATACCCGGGCACCAAATAATATGATTGGGGTTTTCTGGCGCGATCTAGATCCATCTGAAGAAGGTAAAATTAGTTATGAGGATTTAGGGGATAGATTTGTGGTCAGCTGGCAGGATGTGCCATTATACGGTCGGACTGAAAAAGAGACATTTCAGGCGATTTTGCATTACGATGGTCGGATTGTCTTCCAATATAAAAGCTTACAAGGTGTAGATGAGTATATCAAGGTAGGGATTGAGAATAGTCAAGGGAGAAACGGGGTGGCTATTCCTTTAGCCTCGATTAGGGATGGGAAGGCGTATGAGTTGAATCTAATAGTAACTAAGATAGAGTCACCACCGGCCCAGAAGGTAACTATTACCAGTAGGACCTCGTATGTGTATGGTAATGGTCAATTGACTGCGAGGCTGCAAGAAGAGCCGCTTGGTAGCCCGGTAAAACCCTATTACTACCATAATGACCACTTAGGCTCAGCAAGGGTGATTAGTGACAAGGATGGCAAGGTAGTGGAACAAATCTTCTATTACCCTTTTGGTGGTGGTGGACCTGTCGGTGGACCAACATTTACTGGTAAGGAGTTGGATGACAGCGGCTTATTCTACTTCGGCGCCAGATACTACGACCCGGCCTTGGGGAGGTTTATTTCACCGGATCCGGTACAGGTGCCAGGAGATAATCTTTATGTTTATTGTGCAAATAACCCGCTTCGGTATGTTGATCCTGATGGTGAATGGTTTATTCCTTTTCTAATCACTGTCTTTAAAGTTTACTCAGCTGCAAGCACAATCTATAATATCTACGAAGGGTATAAATATGGAGGTCTTGAGGGGGCATTACAGGCAGGGATGGTAAGTGCTGCCTGTTGGATGATAACCAGTGGGATAGACTTTGGAAATGAGCTGTGGCAAGATATGGCTGAGGGAGCATTAGGAGGTGCTATAAGTGGTGGCATAAGTGCCGCGGTATATGGGGGAGACTTTGGCAAGGCTATGTACCAGGGTGCAGCCTGGGGTGCTGCTGGTGGTGCATTCGGTCATTGGCTTGAGAAAAAGTGGGAAGCGTACCAGTCTGAATTATATGAAGAAGCATCTAATGAATATATTGGTAGTTTACCTAAATGGGCGGCAGATTTTGGTGGGGAAGGTGGTTATTCGGGTAGTATTGTAGCTAGCGATGCAATGGGAATATTAATTAAAACTGATAATGGATACCAACTCCTCTGGACTCCAAAAGGGAAGGAGTTGATGAGAGACCATGCTATGGGGATGATTGGAGGTGGATATGGAGGAACTATTAGAAATATAACACAACGAGGGAATTTCCTAAAATCTAGCATTAATAAATCAGGTTCATGGATGAAACAATGGCTTTCTAAAGGGAAGGTTCCACCAGGGTATCAAGTTGACCATATTAAACCGTTATCTATTGGAGGAAAAGATATTCCTGAAAATATGAGATTAAAATTAAAAATGGATCATATAAGAAGGCATATACATTATCGTCCTTGGATAAAATGA